One part of the Marinobacterium rhizophilum genome encodes these proteins:
- a CDS encoding 3-keto-5-aminohexanoate cleavage protein — MAQSVIITCAVTGGIHTPTMSKHLPITPDQIAAESIAAAEAGASIIHLHARDPETGRPTPDPKVFMQFLPVIKNNCDAIINVSTGGGLGMTLEQRLEAALVTKPEMASLNSGSINFGIFPLLQKHSEWQHSWEPEFLDMTRDFVFKNTFKDIEYTLRELGETHGTRFEFECYDLGHLYNLAYFVDKGLIKPPFFIQMIYGILGGMGADPDNMAHMYSIAKKLFGDSFEWSVLAAGRNQMPFATQSAIMGGNVRVGLEDNLYIGAGQLATSNAEQVHKIRRIVEELGLKVATPDEARERLGLKGKDQVGF, encoded by the coding sequence ATGGCTCAAAGCGTCATTATCACCTGTGCGGTCACCGGCGGCATCCATACGCCGACCATGTCCAAACATCTGCCCATTACACCGGACCAGATCGCGGCCGAGTCCATTGCCGCCGCCGAGGCCGGGGCCTCGATCATTCACCTGCACGCCCGTGATCCGGAAACCGGCCGGCCCACGCCGGACCCCAAGGTATTCATGCAGTTCCTGCCGGTGATCAAGAACAACTGCGATGCGATCATCAACGTCTCGACCGGAGGTGGCCTTGGCATGACGCTGGAACAGCGTCTGGAAGCGGCACTGGTGACAAAACCGGAAATGGCGTCGCTGAATTCCGGCTCGATCAACTTCGGCATTTTCCCGCTGCTGCAAAAGCATAGCGAATGGCAGCACAGCTGGGAGCCTGAATTCCTGGACATGACCCGGGACTTTGTCTTCAAGAACACCTTCAAGGATATCGAGTACACCCTGCGTGAGCTCGGTGAAACCCACGGCACGCGCTTCGAGTTCGAATGCTACGACCTGGGTCACCTGTACAACCTGGCCTATTTCGTCGACAAGGGGCTGATCAAGCCGCCGTTCTTTATCCAGATGATCTACGGAATTCTGGGCGGCATGGGCGCGGACCCGGACAACATGGCCCACATGTACAGCATCGCCAAGAAACTGTTCGGTGACAGCTTCGAGTGGTCCGTGCTGGCGGCCGGACGCAACCAGATGCCGTTCGCCACCCAGTCCGCCATCATGGGCGGCAACGTGCGGGTGGGCCTGGAAGACAACCTGTATATCGGAGCCGGCCAGCTGGCGACCTCCAATGCCGAGCAGGTACACAAGATTCGCCGCATCGTCGAAGAGCTGGGGCTTAAGGTCGCCACGCCGGATGAAGCGCGCGAGCGCCTGGGCCTCAAGGGCAAAGACCAGGTTGGTTTCTGA
- a CDS encoding SDR family NAD(P)-dependent oxidoreductase, producing MSQGQLRGKIALVTGGRGGIGRGICERFAKEGATVIAADIAQGEGVLPESVHYEALDVTNEDTVHALMAAVGEKYGQLDILVNAAAIEIEKTIEETSLQDWNRIFAINVTGMFLVCKHAVPLMRKAGGGSIINFGSYDGFIADPSLAAYCATKGAVHALTKAMACDYGPENIRVNAVCPGFIDTPMLQSFFGSSGDIDTLKEEVRRIHPMRRYGTPADIASLVNWLAGDESVYASGQLWILDGGLTAQVQQMRL from the coding sequence ATGAGTCAGGGCCAACTGCGTGGAAAAATCGCTCTTGTAACCGGTGGTCGCGGTGGTATCGGACGTGGCATCTGTGAGCGCTTTGCCAAAGAAGGGGCAACGGTTATTGCCGCGGATATCGCCCAGGGTGAAGGCGTACTGCCCGAGTCCGTGCATTATGAAGCGCTGGATGTCACCAATGAAGATACGGTACACGCGCTGATGGCAGCGGTGGGCGAAAAGTACGGCCAGCTGGACATTCTGGTGAATGCCGCGGCGATCGAGATCGAAAAAACGATCGAAGAAACCTCGCTGCAAGACTGGAACCGCATTTTCGCCATTAACGTGACCGGCATGTTCCTGGTCTGCAAACACGCTGTGCCGCTGATGCGCAAGGCCGGCGGTGGTTCCATTATCAACTTCGGTTCCTACGATGGCTTTATTGCCGATCCGAGCCTGGCTGCGTATTGCGCCACCAAAGGGGCGGTACACGCCCTGACCAAAGCCATGGCCTGTGATTACGGCCCGGAAAACATTCGCGTAAACGCAGTGTGCCCGGGCTTTATCGACACCCCCATGCTGCAGAGCTTTTTCGGCAGTTCCGGCGATATCGACACCCTGAAGGAAGAAGTACGCCGTATCCACCCGATGCGCCGGTACGGCACGCCCGCGGATATCGCCAGCCTGGTGAACTGGCTGGCCGGTGACGAATCCGTGTATGCCAGCGGACAGCTGTGGATTCTCGATGGCGGCCTGACCGCGCAAGTTCAGCAAATGCGTCTGTAA
- a CDS encoding aromatic ring-hydroxylating oxygenase subunit alpha, producing MGVFLSDKEFQVVKGKYDESEPGASFTLNAQCYTDQKYLDVERESVFKRTWQWVCHVEKVRELGAYYVADVQGQSIAIVRDRSGDLRAFYNVCKHRAHHLLEGEGKARVMTCPYHAWSYNLDGNLRNAPHTEGLVAFDKGDICLDQVQVEEFCGFIYISLDPAAKPLSELTGNLAQEIMQYAPDVNELTFSRRLSFDIKANWKNVVDNFLECYHCPHAHKDFCTLLQFETYKVTTHGIYSSHMAKGAKGENSAYSVEGGSCDDHAVWWLWPNTCLMRYPGRNNFLVLNVIPVGPDRTIETYDFYFETAEPTEQEEQAIKYIRDVLQQEDIDLVESVQRGMNSPAFESGRIVNDPSGSGLSEHALHHFHGLLLDAYKQALK from the coding sequence ATGGGTGTGTTTCTATCCGATAAGGAATTTCAGGTCGTCAAGGGTAAATATGACGAGTCTGAGCCCGGTGCGTCCTTTACCTTGAATGCGCAGTGCTACACCGATCAGAAATACCTGGATGTGGAGCGTGAATCGGTGTTCAAACGTACCTGGCAGTGGGTCTGCCATGTCGAAAAGGTGCGTGAGCTGGGTGCCTACTATGTTGCCGATGTGCAGGGCCAGAGTATCGCGATCGTGCGGGACCGCAGTGGCGACTTGCGTGCCTTCTACAACGTATGCAAGCACCGCGCCCATCACCTGCTCGAAGGCGAGGGCAAGGCGCGGGTCATGACCTGCCCGTACCATGCCTGGAGCTACAACCTGGACGGCAACCTGCGTAACGCCCCCCATACCGAGGGCCTGGTTGCTTTCGACAAGGGTGACATCTGCCTGGACCAGGTGCAGGTAGAAGAATTCTGCGGTTTTATTTACATCAGCCTGGATCCCGCAGCCAAGCCCCTGTCTGAGCTGACCGGGAACCTGGCACAGGAAATCATGCAGTATGCGCCGGATGTGAATGAGCTGACGTTTTCCCGCCGCCTGAGCTTTGATATCAAGGCCAACTGGAAGAACGTGGTGGACAACTTCCTGGAATGCTACCACTGCCCCCATGCGCACAAGGATTTCTGCACCTTGCTGCAGTTCGAGACCTACAAGGTCACCACCCATGGCATCTATTCAAGCCATATGGCCAAGGGTGCCAAGGGTGAAAACTCGGCTTACAGCGTGGAAGGCGGCAGCTGCGATGATCACGCCGTCTGGTGGCTGTGGCCCAATACCTGCCTGATGCGCTACCCCGGACGCAATAATTTCCTGGTGCTGAATGTCATTCCCGTGGGGCCTGATCGCACCATCGAAACCTATGACTTCTACTTCGAAACGGCAGAGCCGACGGAGCAGGAAGAGCAGGCGATCAAGTACATCCGCGATGTGCTGCAGCAGGAGGATATTGATCTGGTCGAGAGCGTGCAGCGCGGCATGAATTCACCGGCGTTTGAAAGCGGCCGCATTGTCAATGACCCCTCCGGGTCTGGCCTGAGCGAGCATGCACTGCACCATTTTCATGGCCTGCTGCTGGATGCCTATAAACAGGCCCTCAAGTAA
- the betC gene encoding choline-sulfatase: MDNSRPNILFIMADQMAAPALPIYGHPVVKTPNLSALADTGVVFDSAYCNSPLCAPSRYVLMTGRLPSRIGAYDNAADLADDIPTFAHYLRNLDYQTVLSGKMHFCGADQLHGFEERLTSDIYPSNFNWITRWDHPEVRPEWYHNMDSVTEAGPCVRSLQLDYDEEVVTNARRFLYDKVRGGDDRPFCLTVSMTHPHDPYTTTREYWDRYDHDEIDMPAVKIAPGEHDPHSERLRFVCGLDKADMTDEQVRNARHAYYGSISYVDDQVGALVKTLEETGLDKNTIIVFSGDHGDMLGERGLWYKMSWFEWSARVPLIVHYPERFKARRVSASVSTLDLLPTFVELANGPQQGYVTEIEGRSLVPHLLGEGGHDEVIGEYLAEGALAPLLMIRRGDHKYICSPADPDLLFNLAEDPQELRNLADSPAHADLLQKFRYEVASGWDLDQLNQDVLWSQRRRDMVGQALDKGKYSGWDFQPFVDASQQYVRHTIGLYDLERRSRFPLVKK; encoded by the coding sequence ATGGACAACAGCAGGCCCAATATCCTCTTTATCATGGCGGACCAGATGGCGGCGCCGGCCCTGCCGATCTATGGCCACCCGGTCGTCAAGACCCCGAACCTGAGTGCACTGGCCGATACCGGTGTGGTGTTTGACTCTGCCTATTGCAACAGCCCACTCTGTGCACCGTCGCGCTACGTGCTTATGACCGGACGCCTGCCTTCCAGAATCGGCGCCTATGACAATGCGGCGGATCTGGCGGATGACATTCCCACCTTTGCCCATTACCTGCGTAACCTCGATTACCAGACAGTACTGTCCGGCAAGATGCATTTCTGCGGTGCCGATCAGTTGCATGGCTTTGAAGAGCGCCTGACCAGCGATATCTACCCGTCCAACTTCAACTGGATCACGCGCTGGGATCACCCCGAGGTACGCCCGGAGTGGTATCACAACATGGACTCGGTGACCGAAGCCGGCCCCTGTGTGCGCAGTCTGCAGCTCGATTACGACGAGGAAGTGGTGACCAATGCCCGTCGTTTCCTGTACGACAAGGTGCGCGGCGGCGACGACCGTCCCTTCTGTCTGACGGTGTCCATGACACATCCCCACGACCCCTATACCACCACGCGGGAATACTGGGACCGCTACGATCATGACGAGATCGACATGCCGGCGGTCAAGATCGCGCCGGGCGAGCATGACCCCCATTCCGAGCGGCTGCGCTTTGTTTGCGGTCTGGACAAGGCGGATATGACCGATGAGCAGGTGCGCAATGCGCGGCACGCCTATTACGGTTCCATCAGCTATGTCGACGACCAGGTCGGTGCCCTGGTGAAAACTCTGGAAGAAACCGGTCTGGACAAGAACACCATCATCGTTTTTTCCGGCGACCACGGCGACATGCTGGGCGAGCGCGGCCTCTGGTACAAGATGAGCTGGTTTGAATGGTCCGCCCGCGTGCCGCTGATCGTTCATTACCCGGAGCGCTTTAAAGCGCGCCGAGTCAGCGCCAGTGTTTCCACACTGGATCTGTTGCCCACCTTCGTGGAGCTGGCGAATGGCCCACAACAGGGCTATGTGACCGAGATCGAAGGGCGCAGCCTGGTGCCGCACCTGCTGGGTGAGGGCGGTCATGACGAGGTGATCGGGGAATACCTGGCCGAGGGCGCACTGGCACCGCTGCTGATGATTCGCCGCGGCGACCACAAGTACATCTGCTCCCCGGCGGACCCGGACCTGCTGTTCAATCTCGCCGAGGATCCGCAGGAACTGCGCAACCTGGCCGACAGCCCGGCCCACGCGGACCTGCTGCAGAAGTTCCGCTACGAAGTGGCCAGTGGCTGGGACCTGGACCAGCTCAACCAGGATGTGCTCTGGAGCCAGCGCCGGCGCGACATGGTCGGACAGGCGCTGGACAAGGGTAAATACAGTGGCTGGGATTTCCAGCCCTTTGTCGACGCCAGCCAACAGTACGTGCGCCACACCATTGGCCTGTATGACCTGGAGAGACGCTCGCGTTTTCCGCTGGTCAAAAAATAA
- a CDS encoding choline sulfate utilization transcriptional regulator translates to MTRFSQLPSLVTLQAFEAAARLGNFTLAATELGSTQSAVSQQIRRLEEDLGAALFLRAHRGVTLTLAGETFLTAVLEGLQRLSDGVGAVQQSNQHLVINVATDYAFAAFWILPRLAGFREHYPHTEVRVVTSQQRNTPAQPEFDLAILFGSGYFPGCISRPLFQEEAVMVCSPSLLKHADPITRADQLAQLPLLKLDTEYQLDCFTWPRIFRALGIKDAPPEPHMTFNNYTLLLQAAIAGQGIAIGWAQLVDSLLDNGLLVPLLDKRFNSTNGYHVVLPQQRPIEPVVQGFADWLYRESLALPT, encoded by the coding sequence ATGACAAGATTCAGCCAGCTGCCCAGTCTCGTCACCCTGCAAGCTTTTGAAGCGGCCGCACGGCTGGGCAATTTCACCCTGGCCGCCACGGAACTTGGCAGCACACAGTCAGCGGTGAGCCAGCAAATTCGCCGCCTTGAAGAGGACCTGGGGGCTGCGCTTTTTTTGCGAGCCCATCGCGGCGTCACCCTCACGCTAGCCGGCGAAACCTTTCTGACGGCGGTGCTGGAAGGCCTGCAACGGCTGTCCGACGGCGTTGGTGCAGTGCAACAATCCAACCAGCACCTGGTGATCAATGTCGCAACAGACTATGCATTCGCCGCTTTCTGGATACTTCCGCGCCTGGCGGGCTTTCGCGAGCACTATCCCCACACCGAGGTGCGGGTCGTGACATCACAGCAGCGCAACACTCCAGCGCAACCCGAATTTGACCTTGCGATCCTGTTTGGCAGCGGCTATTTCCCTGGCTGCATCAGCCGCCCGCTATTCCAGGAAGAGGCGGTAATGGTGTGCAGCCCTTCGCTGCTCAAGCACGCAGACCCCATCACCCGGGCCGATCAGCTGGCGCAATTGCCATTGCTCAAGCTGGATACCGAATATCAACTGGACTGCTTCACCTGGCCGCGAATCTTCCGCGCCCTGGGCATCAAGGACGCGCCCCCAGAGCCACACATGACGTTCAACAACTACACCCTGCTGCTGCAGGCGGCGATTGCCGGCCAGGGCATTGCCATCGGCTGGGCGCAACTGGTGGACTCTCTGCTCGATAACGGCCTGCTGGTACCGCTACTCGACAAGCGCTTCAACTCGACCAATGGCTACCACGTGGTATTGCCACAGCAACGACCGATCGAACCGGTGGTGCAGGGGTTTGCCGACTGGCTCTACCGGGAAAGCCTCGCCCTGCCGACTTGA
- a CDS encoding thioesterase family protein, producing MTATLKIFDGPVIKDWIDYNGHMNDACYVVVFARALDNFIDHIGLDADFRAEHQVSLYTLQSVVHYLREVKEGESLQIFAQLLEHDSKKLRLMLRMHHGDTGTELALLETLLLHMDMSATRPAAFLPVTRDRIERLHARQAEIPWPDQAGRGIALRKPG from the coding sequence ATGACAGCAACACTGAAGATATTTGATGGCCCCGTCATCAAGGACTGGATCGACTACAACGGCCACATGAACGACGCCTGCTACGTGGTGGTGTTCGCCCGGGCGCTGGACAACTTTATTGATCATATCGGCCTGGATGCCGACTTTCGCGCCGAGCACCAGGTATCGCTCTACACCTTGCAAAGCGTGGTGCACTACCTGCGGGAAGTGAAGGAAGGCGAGTCGCTGCAGATTTTCGCCCAGCTGCTCGAACACGACAGCAAAAAGCTGCGGCTCATGCTCCGCATGCACCACGGCGATACCGGTACCGAACTGGCTTTGCTTGAAACCCTGCTGCTGCACATGGACATGAGCGCCACGCGCCCCGCCGCGTTTCTGCCCGTGACCCGGGACAGGATCGAGCGCCTGCACGCCCGGCAGGCCGAAATACCCTGGCCCGACCAGGCCGGACGCGGCATTGCGCTGAGGAAGCCCGGCTAG
- a CDS encoding LysR substrate-binding domain-containing protein, translating into MGRINKDLPPLAYLVAFEAAARYQSFTIAADELCITQAAVSRQIRLLEDNLGCELFNRSHKAVTLTADGRRFQRSVTAALELLSASASELKVKHSTSTVTVCADLSIASLWLIPKLPLFRMAHPQIIVHVDASDDDTRHISDGADAAIQFGDGHWPDCNARFLLEEEIFLVCSPAYLASISPLNTPADLLDATLIHCESEHWDWMDWSSWLAHKNVPLPPGRQDLFISNYPAVIQAALGGQGIALGWRHLVDDLLASGALVRPIAASVQSRRGFYLVHPSNRLLSKEAHTFCEWAIDQCTAQPPG; encoded by the coding sequence ATGGGACGCATCAACAAAGACCTTCCGCCACTTGCCTACCTGGTCGCCTTTGAAGCGGCGGCACGGTACCAGAGCTTTACCATTGCCGCCGACGAGCTGTGCATTACCCAGGCCGCCGTGAGCCGACAGATTCGCCTGCTGGAGGACAATCTGGGGTGCGAGCTGTTCAACCGAAGCCACAAGGCCGTGACCCTCACCGCCGACGGACGCAGGTTTCAGCGCTCTGTCACCGCGGCGCTGGAACTGCTGTCGGCCTCGGCCTCGGAACTGAAGGTGAAGCATTCAACATCGACCGTCACCGTCTGTGCGGATCTGTCCATCGCATCGCTGTGGCTGATTCCCAAGCTGCCACTGTTTCGAATGGCGCACCCGCAGATTATCGTTCACGTTGATGCCTCGGATGATGACACCCGCCATATCAGCGATGGCGCCGATGCCGCCATCCAGTTTGGCGACGGCCACTGGCCGGACTGCAACGCCCGTTTTTTGCTGGAAGAGGAAATTTTTCTTGTGTGCAGTCCGGCCTACCTGGCGTCCATCTCGCCGCTGAATACGCCTGCGGACCTGCTGGACGCCACCCTGATCCATTGCGAATCCGAGCACTGGGACTGGATGGACTGGAGCTCCTGGCTGGCCCACAAGAATGTGCCGCTGCCCCCGGGCCGGCAGGACCTGTTTATCAGCAACTACCCGGCGGTGATTCAGGCGGCACTCGGCGGCCAGGGTATTGCGCTGGGCTGGCGCCACCTGGTGGACGACCTGCTGGCCAGCGGCGCCCTGGTGCGGCCGATAGCGGCCTCGGTACAGAGCCGGCGCGGCTTTTACCTGGTACATCCCAGCAACCGGCTGCTGAGCAAGGAGGCGCACACCTTCTGCGAGTGGGCTATCGATCAGTGCACGGCACAGCCGCCGGGCTAG
- a CDS encoding VOC family protein, translating into MKPRISLITLGVDDLEAAVSFYRDGLGLVTEGIVGAELEAGAVAFFDLQAGLKLGLYPRKSLAKDAGFSSDEARRGVADFSLAHNLASKAEVDQLMAQAAAAGARVLKPAEDTFWGGYAGYFQDLDGHLWELAWNPHWPLPQD; encoded by the coding sequence ATGAAACCACGGATCAGCCTGATCACCCTGGGTGTCGATGATCTTGAGGCCGCCGTAAGCTTTTACCGCGACGGCCTGGGGCTCGTTACCGAGGGTATTGTTGGCGCCGAGCTTGAGGCTGGCGCCGTGGCCTTTTTTGACCTGCAGGCCGGGCTCAAGCTCGGGCTTTATCCGCGCAAAAGTCTGGCGAAGGATGCGGGATTTTCCAGCGACGAGGCCAGGCGCGGTGTGGCGGACTTCAGCCTGGCCCATAACCTGGCCTCAAAAGCGGAGGTGGATCAGCTGATGGCGCAGGCAGCCGCGGCCGGCGCCCGCGTCCTGAAACCGGCAGAGGATACCTTCTGGGGCGGTTACGCCGGCTATTTCCAGGATCTCGACGGCCACCTGTGGGAGCTGGCCTGGAATCCGCACTGGCCATTGCCCCAGGACTAG
- a CDS encoding STAS/SEC14 domain-containing protein gives MFKIEVTGPNRIEIELVGKLNSAEMAIALDELIEKTREFSRGQMLYRIHDFDLPTFGAIAVELSRLPALFGLVRRFGRAAVLSDKKWIQRLSELEGHLFPGLEIKAFDVDEVAAAEAWLAR, from the coding sequence ATGTTCAAGATCGAGGTTACAGGGCCGAATCGTATCGAAATCGAGCTGGTCGGCAAGCTCAACAGCGCCGAGATGGCAATCGCGCTTGATGAGCTGATCGAGAAAACCCGGGAGTTCAGTCGCGGGCAGATGCTGTACCGGATTCACGACTTTGATTTGCCGACCTTCGGTGCGATCGCGGTGGAGCTATCGCGGTTGCCGGCGCTGTTCGGCCTGGTTCGCAGGTTTGGTCGGGCGGCGGTACTGTCTGACAAGAAGTGGATTCAGCGCCTGAGTGAGCTGGAAGGACACCTGTTCCCGGGCCTGGAAATCAAGGCCTTTGATGTCGACGAAGTGGCGGCGGCAGAGGCCTGGTTGGCACGTTAG
- a CDS encoding GNAT family N-acetyltransferase — MIIRNYQEADCRAIADLFHAAVHAIDDTQYSAAQREAWAPTPPEYGSWRRRLAETQPWVAEHNGATVGFIELEPHGHIDCLYVHPAFQRRGIAGRLLHHLLGQARDLGITQLSVEASKPARAFFEAHGFRLQSENRVIRRGQVLVNSTLVLMLGAE; from the coding sequence ATGATTATTCGTAACTACCAGGAGGCGGATTGCCGCGCCATTGCGGATCTGTTTCACGCCGCGGTTCACGCCATTGATGATACGCAGTACAGCGCGGCGCAGCGCGAGGCCTGGGCTCCCACGCCGCCGGAATACGGCAGCTGGCGGCGACGCCTGGCAGAAACGCAGCCCTGGGTGGCGGAGCACAATGGCGCTACCGTTGGTTTTATTGAGCTGGAGCCGCACGGGCATATCGACTGCCTCTATGTCCATCCGGCCTTTCAGCGCCGGGGTATCGCTGGCCGGTTGCTGCACCACTTGCTGGGGCAGGCGCGGGATCTTGGCATTACGCAGCTGAGTGTGGAGGCCAGCAAGCCTGCCCGGGCGTTTTTCGAGGCGCATGGCTTTAGGCTGCAAAGCGAAAACCGGGTGATTCGCCGGGGGCAGGTCCTGGTCAATAGCACCCTGGTACTGATGCTGGGCGCGGAGTAA
- a CDS encoding efflux RND transporter periplasmic adaptor subunit, protein MQRTLGQFCTVLWLACIGNGSAIAQSSDPLLDPLPTSETRASSERKARGVLRARDQAVLSSELAGRILEMPYSDGETFSKDDVLVRFDCSAYQAQLNAAQAAVRATREELNHQKQLAALNSVGRFEVALAEARQAQAQAQARVYQVQVRNCVVKAPFDGKVVQRTVQPFESVASGAALLEIVDNRTLEVQLLVPSHWLGWLQPGRHFEFVPDETGQPLIVEIKRLGARIDEGSQTLKLIGTLPADSSGLLAGMSGSARFVQAP, encoded by the coding sequence ATGCAGCGAACACTCGGCCAATTCTGTACGGTATTGTGGCTGGCGTGCATCGGCAATGGATCGGCCATTGCACAATCCAGCGACCCGCTTCTCGACCCGCTACCCACCTCCGAAACCCGGGCATCCAGCGAACGCAAGGCACGTGGCGTACTGCGCGCCCGCGACCAGGCAGTCCTGTCGAGCGAACTGGCCGGCCGCATCCTGGAAATGCCGTACAGCGATGGCGAGACCTTCAGCAAGGATGACGTACTGGTGCGATTCGATTGCAGCGCCTACCAGGCCCAGTTGAATGCCGCCCAGGCGGCAGTACGGGCAACCCGCGAAGAACTCAACCATCAAAAACAGCTGGCGGCGCTGAATTCCGTCGGCCGCTTCGAGGTCGCGCTGGCCGAAGCCCGCCAGGCCCAGGCCCAGGCCCAGGCCAGGGTGTACCAGGTGCAGGTACGCAACTGTGTCGTCAAGGCCCCGTTTGACGGCAAGGTGGTCCAGCGCACGGTGCAACCTTTCGAGAGTGTGGCCAGTGGCGCAGCCTTGCTGGAGATCGTCGATAACCGCACGCTGGAAGTCCAGCTGCTGGTGCCCTCCCACTGGCTTGGCTGGCTGCAGCCCGGACGGCACTTCGAGTTCGTGCCGGACGAAACCGGCCAGCCCCTGATCGTGGAGATCAAACGCCTAGGTGCCCGCATCGATGAGGGCAGCCAGACCCTGAAACTGATCGGCACCCTGCCTGCGGACAGCTCCGGCCTGCTGGCCGGCATGAGCGGCAGCGCACGCTTTGTGCAGGCACCATGA
- a CDS encoding efflux RND transporter periplasmic adaptor subunit: protein MSARAPDPTERLFAQLLSLQSQVRAATSSSNLAYCLVNDAQTLFGFRHAALLIAGRTRAVTGISQVEPHAPFVAFVERGARELMARGISDQPQRVDMASMSEAVRTDCQSLSANAVFWLPLLERGKIPFGGLWIAREQPWSDAEQALLTQLGDCYSHAWLALEPKKPWRLRWPRRKFLALAISVVLLLAIPVRQSVLAPAEVVPLNGTVVTAPLDGVIAEFLVRPNQPVRRGKPLLRFDATSLRAQADVAERSLDVAQAELRSNAQRAFSDSDAKARLDLLAARVEQKRAERDYALALLARSEVRADRDGIAVFADADRWTGKPVQTGERLLDIADPVQAELRIELAVADAIALAPGAEVALFLDSDPLNRHPARLQHLAYEAQASTAGQLAYRLDARFSDAPPRIGLRGTAKLYGQPVPLVLYLLRRPLAAVRQGLGF, encoded by the coding sequence ATGAGCGCCAGAGCCCCCGACCCAACCGAGCGCCTGTTTGCCCAGCTGCTAAGCCTGCAAAGCCAGGTCCGGGCAGCAACAAGCAGCAGCAATCTTGCCTACTGCCTGGTCAATGACGCCCAGACGCTGTTTGGTTTTCGCCATGCAGCCCTGCTGATTGCCGGGCGCACGCGGGCGGTGACCGGTATCAGCCAGGTGGAACCCCATGCCCCGTTCGTGGCCTTCGTCGAGCGCGGCGCCCGCGAGCTGATGGCCCGGGGCATATCAGACCAGCCGCAGCGGGTGGACATGGCCTCGATGAGCGAGGCCGTGCGCACCGATTGCCAAAGCCTCTCGGCAAATGCCGTGTTCTGGCTGCCCCTGCTTGAGCGCGGCAAGATCCCCTTCGGCGGCCTCTGGATCGCCCGTGAACAGCCCTGGAGTGACGCCGAACAGGCCCTTCTGACACAGTTGGGCGACTGCTACAGCCACGCCTGGCTCGCCCTTGAACCTAAAAAGCCCTGGCGACTGCGCTGGCCGCGCCGCAAGTTCCTGGCACTGGCGATCAGCGTGGTATTGCTGCTGGCAATACCGGTTCGCCAGTCGGTACTGGCACCGGCGGAGGTGGTGCCCCTCAATGGCACGGTCGTGACGGCACCGCTGGACGGCGTTATTGCAGAATTTCTGGTGCGCCCTAACCAGCCGGTACGACGCGGCAAGCCCCTGCTGCGTTTCGACGCCACTTCGCTGCGGGCCCAGGCGGATGTGGCCGAGCGCAGCCTCGATGTCGCGCAAGCGGAACTCAGGAGCAACGCCCAGCGCGCGTTCTCCGATTCCGACGCCAAGGCGCGACTGGACCTTCTCGCTGCACGGGTCGAACAAAAACGGGCCGAACGGGACTATGCCCTGGCCTTGCTCGCGCGCAGCGAGGTGCGGGCCGACCGCGATGGCATCGCCGTGTTCGCCGATGCCGATCGCTGGACAGGCAAACCGGTACAGACCGGAGAACGCCTGCTGGACATCGCCGACCCCGTGCAGGCAGAGCTGCGTATCGAACTGGCGGTGGCCGATGCGATTGCGCTGGCGCCCGGCGCCGAGGTGGCGCTGTTCCTCGATAGCGACCCGCTTAACCGCCACCCTGCACGCCTGCAGCACCTGGCCTACGAAGCCCAGGCCAGTACTGCAGGCCAGCTGGCCTACCGCCTGGATGCCCGCTTTAGCGACGCACCGCCGCGTATTGGCCTGCGCGGTACCGCCAAGCTGTACGGCCAGCCGGTACCCTTAGTGCTTTACCTGTTGCGCCGCCCGCTGGCCGCCGTGCGCCAGGGCCTGGGGTTCTAA